In Silene latifolia isolate original U9 population chromosome 3, ASM4854445v1, whole genome shotgun sequence, a single window of DNA contains:
- the LOC141645970 gene encoding uncharacterized protein LOC141645970, with the protein MKGDKYEGLIKHTKSEAFQKKSKQASLNKRGGKEDAVNEPTHYAGSRSFWNRMLGRGKKKSQPIATVPELFLDTHSRVDHKGVRSWTKPKDKQLYEAFEQEKAANPETPDNDIWYKLVDGFKKGHVYGTGSSTPAFYEKTRRRSTSTIPKEHVSTGNY; encoded by the exons atgaaag gtgacaagtatgaaggcttaataaagcataccaaaagtgaagcttttcagaagaagtctaagcaagcatccctcaacaaaagaggaggaaaggaagacgccgtgaacgagcctactcattacgcgggttcacgatcgttctggaatcgtatgttgggt agaggaaagaagaagtcacagccgattgcgacggtaccggaactgtttctggacacgcattccagggttgaccacaaaggggttagaagTTGGACcaagccaaaagacaagcaattatat gaagcatttgaacaagaaaaagccgccaatccagaaactccggataatgacatatggtataagttggtggatggcttcaagaaagggcacgtgtatggtaccggaagttcaacaccggctttctatgagaaaacgcgtaggagatcgacttcaacaattcccaaagaacacgtatcaaccgggaattattag